The following proteins are co-located in the Microcystis wesenbergii NRERC-220 genome:
- the miaB gene encoding tRNA (N6-isopentenyl adenosine(37)-C2)-methylthiotransferase MiaB: protein MNKSPRRYHITTFGCQMNKADSERMAGILEDLGFQWSEDANEADLILYNTCTIRDNAEQKVYSYLGRQAKRKQTQPDLTLVVAGCVAQQEGEQLLRRVPEVDLIIGPQHANRLGDLLQQVFDGSQVVATEPIHIMEDITKPRRDSNITAWVNVIYGCNERCTYCVVPGVRGVEQSRTPAAIRAEMEQLGQQGYQEITLLGQNIDAYGRDLPGVTASGRHLHNFTDLLYYIHDVAGIERLRFATSHPRYFTERLIKACQELPKVCEHFHIPFQSGDNDVLKAMKRGYTQEKYRQIIANIRDLMPDAAISADAIVGFPGETEAQFENTLKLVDEIGFDQLNTAAYSPRPGTPAAIWDNQLSEQVKSDRLQRLNHLVATKAAERSQRYLGRIEEILVEEVNPKDASQVMGRTRGNRLTFLTGNIEELRGKLVKVKITEVRPFSLTGVIF from the coding sequence ATGAATAAATCCCCACGTCGTTACCATATCACCACCTTTGGTTGTCAGATGAATAAAGCTGACTCCGAACGCATGGCGGGTATTTTAGAAGATTTGGGGTTTCAATGGTCCGAGGATGCCAACGAAGCCGATCTAATCCTCTACAATACCTGTACAATTCGCGATAATGCCGAACAGAAGGTGTATTCCTATCTCGGCAGACAGGCTAAACGCAAACAAACTCAACCCGATCTTACTCTAGTGGTCGCTGGCTGCGTGGCCCAACAGGAAGGGGAACAATTGTTAAGACGGGTTCCCGAAGTGGATTTAATTATCGGTCCGCAACACGCAAACCGCTTGGGAGACTTATTACAACAAGTTTTTGACGGTTCCCAGGTGGTGGCCACCGAACCCATCCACATCATGGAAGATATCACCAAACCGCGCCGGGATAGTAATATTACCGCTTGGGTGAACGTCATCTATGGTTGTAATGAACGTTGTACCTATTGTGTGGTTCCGGGGGTGCGCGGGGTGGAACAATCGCGCACTCCTGCGGCAATTCGAGCAGAAATGGAACAATTAGGACAACAGGGTTATCAAGAAATCACCCTTTTAGGTCAAAATATTGATGCCTACGGACGGGATTTACCCGGAGTGACGGCAAGCGGCCGACATCTGCACAATTTCACCGATTTACTCTACTACATTCACGATGTGGCTGGCATTGAACGTCTCCGTTTTGCCACCAGTCACCCCCGCTATTTTACCGAACGTTTGATTAAAGCTTGTCAGGAATTACCTAAAGTTTGTGAACATTTTCATATCCCTTTTCAATCGGGGGATAATGATGTTCTCAAGGCGATGAAACGGGGCTATACTCAGGAAAAATACCGACAAATTATCGCTAATATTCGCGATTTAATGCCGGATGCTGCTATTAGTGCCGATGCGATTGTCGGATTCCCCGGAGAAACAGAGGCACAGTTCGAGAATACTTTAAAATTAGTCGATGAGATTGGTTTTGATCAATTAAATACGGCGGCCTATTCTCCCCGTCCCGGGACTCCGGCCGCTATTTGGGATAATCAATTAAGTGAGCAGGTAAAAAGCGATCGCCTACAAAGATTAAATCATTTAGTGGCCACCAAAGCTGCTGAACGTTCCCAAAGATATTTAGGCAGAATTGAGGAAATTTTAGTGGAAGAAGTGAACCCTAAAGATGCTAGTCAAGTTATGGGAAGAACTAGAGGCAATCGCTTAACTTTCTTGACGGGAAATATTGAGGAATTGCGCGGCAAATTGGTTAAGGTTAAAATTACCGAAGTCCGTCCCTTTAGTTTGACGGGAGTGATATTTTAA
- a CDS encoding slr1306 family protein: MTVRLGKPILVTGIGITIAFTLGETLNSKLSEIGSWGILGAIALGAGIWFWQKPNSKIDFSPPTPLSLEKVKQAISKAEKIINYLAKEDPHQDLTPLKSTLTQLNQEFSRQDLKIAITGARKTGKTALKKLLESGNFGESIAFLETEPLLTFDSTANQKKALAADLVLYLINGDLSDSEWQILQQFDRMHQRVILLLNKQDRLPAETREEILLSLKQRLKETIPAHHILAIAAAPEPLKVRQHQSNGEIKEWTEPQTVVIAPLDNHLRQIIEQEKPELVLGTIWRQALELAKETKQLLNQSRRKKALPVIEQYQWIAATATFANPLAALDLVLAAATNAQMLVDLGAIYQQKMSLEQAKTAMTTLGKMMVQLGMVEVTTQALGTILKGNTITYIAGGTVQGIGAAYLTRLAGLSLIEYFQEQEINEQLNNDWNWTSLQNKVKQVWEQNQRLAFLQDFVKQTSARWSAFSG; the protein is encoded by the coding sequence ATGACGGTAAGATTGGGTAAACCGATTTTAGTGACGGGGATAGGCATTACCATCGCTTTCACCCTGGGGGAAACTCTCAATAGTAAACTGAGCGAAATCGGTTCCTGGGGTATTTTAGGTGCGATTGCTCTTGGTGCTGGTATCTGGTTTTGGCAAAAACCCAACTCGAAAATCGATTTTTCCCCCCCCACTCCCCTGAGTCTAGAAAAGGTTAAACAAGCGATTAGCAAGGCCGAGAAGATAATTAATTATCTGGCCAAAGAAGACCCCCATCAAGACTTAACCCCACTCAAAAGCACTTTAACCCAATTAAACCAAGAATTTAGTCGCCAAGACCTGAAAATTGCCATTACCGGCGCTAGAAAAACCGGTAAAACTGCCTTAAAAAAACTACTAGAAAGCGGCAACTTTGGAGAATCTATCGCTTTTCTGGAAACGGAACCCCTTCTGACTTTCGACTCCACCGCTAACCAGAAAAAGGCCTTGGCAGCCGACTTAGTTTTGTATCTTATCAATGGGGATTTAAGCGATTCCGAATGGCAAATCCTCCAGCAATTCGATCGAATGCACCAGCGTGTTATCCTGTTACTCAATAAACAGGACCGCTTACCCGCCGAAACCAGAGAAGAAATTCTCCTTTCCCTAAAACAAAGACTGAAAGAAACTATTCCCGCTCATCATATTTTAGCCATAGCCGCTGCCCCTGAACCCCTAAAAGTTCGTCAACATCAAAGCAATGGAGAAATCAAGGAATGGACGGAACCTCAAACGGTAGTTATCGCTCCTTTAGATAATCATCTCCGACAAATTATCGAACAAGAAAAGCCCGAATTAGTTCTCGGAACTATCTGGAGACAAGCGCTAGAATTAGCCAAGGAAACCAAACAATTACTCAATCAATCCCGACGCAAAAAGGCTTTACCTGTTATCGAACAATACCAATGGATAGCCGCTACTGCCACTTTTGCTAATCCTCTTGCAGCCCTAGATTTAGTTTTAGCGGCAGCCACTAACGCTCAAATGTTAGTGGATTTAGGGGCAATTTATCAACAAAAAATGTCCCTTGAACAAGCAAAAACAGCCATGACTACCCTAGGGAAAATGATGGTACAATTGGGCATGGTAGAGGTAACAACCCAGGCATTGGGAACAATTCTCAAGGGAAATACGATTACTTATATCGCCGGTGGTACAGTGCAGGGAATTGGGGCAGCCTATCTAACTCGTTTAGCAGGTTTAAGTTTAATTGAATATTTCCAAGAACAGGAAATTAACGAGCAACTGAATAATGATTGGAATTGGACGAGTTTGCAGAATAAAGTTAAACAGGTCTGGGAACAAAATCAGCGCCTAGCATTTTTACAGGATTTTGTCAAGCAAACGAGCGCTCGTTGGTCGGCATTTTCTGGTTAA
- the rpsR gene encoding 30S ribosomal protein S18 → MSYYRKRLSPISPSQPIDYKDTELLRKFITERGKLLPRRITGLTSKQQRDLTEAVKRARLMALLPFVNQEA, encoded by the coding sequence ATGAGCTACTATCGTAAACGTCTCTCCCCCATCTCCCCCAGTCAACCGATTGACTACAAAGACACCGAACTCCTCCGCAAATTTATCACCGAACGCGGCAAACTTCTACCTAGACGCATCACCGGTTTAACTTCTAAACAACAGCGAGATTTAACTGAAGCGGTGAAACGGGCCCGTTTAATGGCTTTATTGCCTTTTGTCAACCAAGAAGCCTAA
- a CDS encoding DUF2358 domain-containing protein: MDIIAILQQDYQRFPLDQTYDIYADNVYFKDPLNQFRGIKRYREMIGFMSQWFQAIKMDVHAIEQQGNIINTRWTLHWTTPLPWQPRIAISGRSELTLDDNNLIISHIDYWDCSRWDVLRQHLPFPSS; the protein is encoded by the coding sequence ATGGATATTATCGCTATTTTGCAGCAAGATTATCAAAGATTTCCCCTCGATCAAACCTATGATATTTATGCTGATAACGTTTATTTTAAAGACCCTCTCAATCAATTTCGGGGGATTAAACGCTATCGGGAAATGATTGGTTTTATGAGTCAATGGTTCCAAGCTATCAAGATGGATGTCCATGCAATTGAACAGCAGGGAAATATTATTAATACCCGTTGGACATTGCACTGGACAACTCCTTTACCTTGGCAGCCTCGCATCGCTATTTCTGGACGCAGTGAATTAACTCTCGATGACAATAATCTGATTATTTCTCATATCGATTATTGGGATTGTTCGCGCTGGGATGTGCTGCGTCAGCATTTACCTTTTCCCAGTTCTTAA
- a CDS encoding sensor histidine kinase, translating to MEKQPSEIDTELDTQLQEEDSEQFLRSIFNSVQASIFVVDVLENRDFRYVGANPVHERWTGLRSSDIKGKTPEQILPPDDARSVRQHYSDCVRYGTTISYEQYLPFQNIPYWWLTTLTPLRDNNARIYRLVGTSTNITERKQAEEALRLQAEREQLLGVMQERIRQSLDLDRILQRTVKEVRQFLNCDRVLIYRLFPDHSGMIVVESHTGRINSVLGNRIQDPCFNLSPERLENYRRGRIQVIENVHNSGLDPCYRNLLTSLQVQANLVVPIICDNQLWGLLIAQNCQKTRSWQSQEIDLLKQLAIQVGIAIQQAELHQRVKCLNTALESEVQQRTAELQMSLKYEALIGRITEKIRDSLDENHILQTTTRELVQVLPVERAQIELYDPSRSKATIVHEYTTQELICQGITRQISDFPEIYQPLLHKQILQFVDRLPLGNPQIGRVNRCACPIFDDQGFLGNLWLIRPANHIFNSLETNLIQHIATECAIAIRQARLYESSQAQVRELEKLERLKSEFLKTLSHELRTPITSIRLAVETLESLLEYRGIEIDPEDSIGQLLQILNIESQRQSKLVNDLLTLTYLDAETEPPAIEAIDLLSWLPLLVEPFRTLTRERQQQLILDIDGDIPEINSSLCHIERIIAELLTNASKYTPEQGIIRVNVWRADEQILISVSNSGVEIVPEELSKIFAPFYRIPNQDPWRYSGTGLGLALVGKLIKPLNATIDVTSANAVTTFTLTLPI from the coding sequence ATGGAAAAGCAGCCGTCAGAAATCGATACCGAGTTAGATACACAGCTACAAGAGGAGGATTCCGAACAGTTTCTGCGTAGTATCTTTAATTCCGTGCAAGCGTCGATTTTTGTGGTGGACGTGCTGGAAAATAGAGATTTTCGCTATGTGGGAGCAAACCCCGTTCATGAACGCTGGACAGGATTGCGCTCATCGGATATTAAAGGCAAAACTCCCGAACAAATCCTTCCCCCCGATGATGCGCGCAGTGTGCGGCAACACTATAGTGACTGTGTGCGTTACGGAACGACTATTTCCTACGAACAGTATTTACCTTTTCAAAATATACCCTACTGGTGGCTAACAACTTTAACACCCCTACGGGATAACAATGCGCGCATCTATCGTTTGGTGGGAACCAGTACCAATATCACCGAACGCAAACAGGCCGAAGAAGCTTTAAGATTACAAGCAGAACGGGAACAACTACTGGGGGTAATGCAGGAAAGAATCCGGCAATCGTTGGATCTTGATCGCATTTTGCAAAGAACCGTTAAAGAAGTGCGACAATTTCTCAACTGCGATCGAGTGTTAATTTATCGTTTATTCCCCGATCATAGTGGCATGATTGTGGTGGAATCCCATACTGGGAGGATTAATTCTGTCTTAGGAAACAGGATCCAGGATCCCTGTTTTAATTTATCCCCAGAACGTCTGGAAAATTATCGCCGCGGCAGGATTCAAGTTATTGAAAATGTCCATAATTCGGGACTTGATCCCTGTTATCGCAACTTACTTACTTCTTTGCAAGTACAGGCTAACTTAGTGGTGCCAATTATCTGCGATAACCAACTCTGGGGGTTACTAATTGCCCAAAATTGCCAAAAAACTCGCTCTTGGCAATCCCAAGAAATCGATCTGCTCAAACAATTAGCCATTCAAGTGGGAATTGCCATTCAACAAGCAGAACTGCACCAACGGGTAAAATGCTTGAATACTGCCCTAGAATCGGAGGTTCAGCAAAGAACCGCCGAATTGCAGATGAGTTTGAAGTATGAGGCATTAATCGGACGGATTACCGAAAAAATTCGTGATAGTCTCGATGAAAATCATATTCTGCAAACTACCACCAGGGAATTAGTCCAGGTTTTACCCGTAGAACGCGCCCAAATTGAGCTTTATGATCCCAGTCGCAGCAAAGCCACTATTGTCCACGAATATACCACTCAAGAGCTTATCTGTCAGGGAATTACCCGTCAAATTAGCGATTTTCCCGAAATCTATCAACCGCTGCTGCACAAACAAATTTTACAATTTGTTGATCGTCTTCCCCTTGGTAATCCGCAAATTGGTCGTGTTAACCGTTGTGCTTGTCCTATCTTTGACGATCAGGGTTTTTTGGGCAATCTTTGGCTAATTCGACCAGCTAATCATATTTTTAACTCTTTAGAAACTAATTTGATTCAACATATTGCCACCGAATGTGCGATCGCTATTCGACAAGCGCGACTCTACGAATCTTCCCAAGCACAAGTGAGGGAATTAGAAAAACTGGAAAGATTAAAAAGCGAATTCCTGAAAACCCTTTCCCATGAACTGCGAACCCCGATTACCAGCATTCGTCTAGCGGTGGAAACCCTAGAAAGTCTCCTAGAATATCGAGGGATCGAGATCGATCCAGAGGATTCGATCGGTCAACTGTTGCAAATTCTTAACATTGAATCTCAACGTCAGAGTAAGTTAGTTAATGATCTGTTGACTTTAACCTATCTGGATGCGGAAACAGAACCGCCGGCGATCGAAGCGATTGACTTACTTTCTTGGCTACCCTTATTAGTGGAACCTTTTCGCACTCTCACCCGCGAGCGACAACAGCAGTTAATTTTAGATATAGATGGGGATATACCGGAGATTAACAGCAGTCTGTGTCATATTGAGCGCATCATAGCGGAATTACTGACCAATGCTTCTAAATATACTCCGGAGCAGGGAATAATTAGGGTAAATGTCTGGCGTGCGGACGAGCAAATATTAATTAGTGTGAGCAATTCAGGTGTAGAAATCGTCCCAGAAGAATTATCAAAAATATTCGCTCCTTTTTATCGCATTCCTAACCAAGATCCCTGGCGCTACAGTGGTACTGGTTTAGGTTTAGCTTTGGTCGGCAAACTGATTAAACCCCTGAATGCTACCATCGATGTCACCAGTGCCAATGCTGTCACCACTTTTACCCTCACCTTGCCAATCTAG
- a CDS encoding Nif11-like leader peptide family natural product precursor, with product MSKNQVFDFFALAAKNEELGQKMRSTQDPKQLLEIARSQGFDFSLPELEAALKSLHESPDFFQKLAHAVLEVFSPNHDNYPSIGVQPYEGEIDR from the coding sequence ATGTCTAAAAATCAAGTGTTCGACTTCTTCGCCTTAGCCGCTAAAAACGAAGAATTGGGTCAAAAAATGCGCTCAACCCAAGATCCTAAGCAATTACTAGAGATAGCTCGCTCGCAAGGCTTCGATTTCTCCCTTCCTGAATTAGAAGCGGCGCTCAAATCCTTGCACGAGAGTCCCGACTTTTTCCAAAAGTTAGCTCATGCAGTGTTAGAAGTTTTCAGCCCTAACCACGATAATTATCCCTCGATCGGTGTTCAACCCTACGAAGGCGAGATCGATCGCTAG
- a CDS encoding Uma2 family endonuclease: MVRQLDDSPKTTIVYPDSDGKPMADNTRQFRWITTIKANLDWLFANNADVFVAGDLLWYPVEGDNKTRQAPDVMVAFGRPKGERGSYQQWKENNIPPQVVFEILSPGNTQTEMTRKLLFYDRYGVEEYYIYNPDKNDLGGCIRRENRLESLENLDNWVSPRLGIRFQLAEPELLLYYPDGQPFTSYNQERQRAETERQRAETERQRAEVERQRAERLAAKLRELNINPEEI, from the coding sequence ATGGTTAGACAACTCGACGACAGCCCGAAAACCACAATCGTCTATCCCGATAGCGATGGTAAACCCATGGCCGACAATACAAGACAATTTCGCTGGATTACGACGATTAAAGCGAATTTAGACTGGTTATTTGCCAATAATGCCGATGTTTTTGTCGCCGGTGATTTACTCTGGTATCCCGTGGAGGGAGATAATAAGACTCGGCAAGCACCCGATGTCATGGTAGCTTTTGGCAGACCAAAAGGGGAAAGGGGTTCCTATCAACAGTGGAAAGAGAACAATATCCCCCCGCAAGTGGTTTTTGAAATTCTCTCTCCGGGTAATACCCAAACGGAAATGACCAGAAAACTACTGTTTTATGACCGTTATGGTGTGGAAGAATACTACATTTATAATCCCGATAAAAATGATTTGGGCGGCTGTATTCGTCGGGAAAATCGGCTCGAAAGTCTGGAAAATCTCGATAATTGGGTCAGTCCTCGCTTGGGCATTCGTTTTCAATTAGCCGAACCAGAGTTACTCTTGTATTATCCCGATGGTCAACCTTTCACCAGTTACAACCAAGAACGACAACGGGCCGAAACGGAACGACAACGGGCCGAAACGGAACGACAACGGGCTGAAGTGGAACGACAACGGGCCGAAAGGTTAGCGGCAAAACTACGGGAATTAAATATTAACCCCGAAGAAATTTAA
- a CDS encoding type I restriction endonuclease subunit R gives MTTEDKVQQLTANCLRDQLGWQSVYAYNQEDYGENSLLGRQNQKEVILKRYLKQKLREFNPNLPEEAYKSAILQIEEINSSQTLLATNQEKHQLLLDGVQVSYRNAKGELIRQTLKILDFDQPSNNHFLAVRELWIQGEIYLRRTDLVGFVNGIPLLFLEAKNLNRDLKAAYDENLSDYLDTIPHLFAYNAFAILVNGTDAKIGSFCGKYEHFHPWKRLAESDPGIVDMETMLKGVCDKNNFIDLLENYVLFDNSSGKTCKIIARNHQFLGVNQAIDSVKRWREGAIKDNKLGVFWHTQGSGKSYSMVFFTRKIRRKLGANYTFVICTDREDLDKQIYYTFAGSGLTNNEQELCQASSNEHLQSLLGDHKAYIFTLIQKFNQTVNPDQPYNSRNDIIIISDEAHRTQYGTLASNLRAALPGAGFIGFTGTPLVSNDEITKRYFGDYVSTYDFQRAVEDKATVPLYYDARGDKLSIAVNDLNEQIAAKIEELEIENVEIEDRLERELRRDYYILTAPQRLEALARDFVEHYSTAWETGKAMVICIDKLTCVKLHNLIDRYWSEKIQQLKKDLKKITDDQEENYRQRQIQWMEATLTAVIVSEEQGEIDKFQKHGLDITSHRSVIKNGFELADGTRISPENAFKQADHPFRIAIVCAMWLTGFDVPSLSTLYLDKPLKAHTLMQAIARANRVNEGKTNGLIVDYCGILRNLRQALADLAQISDQGRGEDHLSLDPTKPQENLLDELARSIEAVKEFLGESNASLDALLEYKIPSFAFNKAINDAKEAINRSDQARQNFGLLSQEVFHLFKACLNQPSVNHYRPAHDTIKLIYKCIQGDREKIDIAEILLEMRSVIDGAIDVTTEARADDTPLYNISKINFERLKQEFANSDRKNTTVQTLKNAIENRLRTMLEQNLQRTNFQEHYERIVADYNFEKDRVAIEQTFEALLEFIQELDQESQRAVSEGLDEESLALFDLLTKENLSPQDIEKIKQIATQLLKTLKQEKLKIDRWPDKESSRAEVKTTIHNFLYSDDTGLPVDLYTEEEVEEKTEEVFRHIRRVYPSLPSPYYRSAA, from the coding sequence ATGACCACCGAGGATAAAGTACAACAACTCACCGCCAACTGTCTGCGAGATCAACTTGGTTGGCAGAGTGTCTATGCTTATAATCAAGAGGATTACGGTGAAAACAGCCTGCTCGGACGGCAAAATCAGAAAGAAGTTATCCTCAAACGCTACCTAAAACAGAAATTACGAGAATTTAACCCCAATCTTCCCGAAGAAGCCTATAAATCGGCTATTCTCCAAATCGAAGAAATCAACTCTAGTCAAACCCTTCTGGCCACCAATCAAGAGAAACATCAACTCCTTCTCGATGGAGTACAGGTGAGCTACCGCAACGCCAAAGGAGAGCTAATTAGACAAACCCTAAAAATCCTTGATTTCGACCAACCCAGCAATAACCATTTTCTAGCGGTTCGAGAACTGTGGATACAGGGGGAAATCTACCTCCGTCGCACGGATTTGGTAGGTTTTGTTAACGGCATTCCCCTACTCTTCCTAGAAGCGAAAAACCTCAACCGAGACCTAAAAGCGGCCTACGACGAGAATTTATCGGACTATCTTGATACTATCCCCCATCTATTCGCCTATAACGCCTTTGCGATTTTAGTTAATGGCACAGACGCGAAAATAGGTAGTTTCTGCGGCAAATACGAACACTTTCACCCATGGAAACGCTTGGCCGAGAGTGACCCCGGCATTGTCGATATGGAAACCATGCTAAAAGGAGTCTGCGATAAAAATAACTTTATCGATCTGTTAGAAAATTATGTCCTTTTCGATAACTCCAGTGGCAAAACCTGCAAGATTATCGCCCGAAATCACCAGTTTCTAGGGGTTAACCAAGCGATCGATTCTGTGAAAAGATGGCGGGAGGGTGCGATAAAAGATAACAAACTAGGGGTTTTCTGGCATACCCAAGGCTCTGGAAAGAGCTACTCTATGGTTTTTTTCACCCGCAAAATTCGCCGTAAACTAGGCGCAAACTATACCTTTGTTATCTGTACCGATCGCGAAGATCTAGATAAACAAATCTACTATACCTTTGCCGGTTCCGGATTGACCAATAACGAGCAAGAACTCTGCCAAGCTTCCAGTAACGAACACTTACAGAGTCTTCTGGGAGACCATAAAGCCTATATTTTCACCCTCATCCAGAAATTCAACCAAACCGTCAATCCCGACCAACCCTACAACTCCCGAAACGATATCATCATTATCAGCGACGAAGCCCACCGAACCCAGTACGGAACCCTAGCCAGCAACCTCCGGGCTGCACTTCCAGGCGCTGGTTTTATCGGTTTTACCGGCACCCCTCTAGTCAGCAACGACGAGATCACTAAACGCTATTTCGGGGATTATGTCTCCACCTACGACTTCCAGAGAGCGGTCGAGGATAAAGCCACCGTTCCCCTCTACTATGATGCAAGGGGTGATAAACTCTCGATCGCCGTCAACGACCTCAACGAACAGATCGCCGCCAAAATCGAAGAGTTAGAGATCGAAAATGTCGAGATAGAAGACCGTTTAGAAAGGGAATTAAGAAGGGATTACTACATCCTGACGGCCCCGCAGCGGTTGGAGGCGCTGGCCCGTGATTTCGTTGAACATTACAGCACCGCTTGGGAAACAGGCAAAGCCATGGTGATTTGTATCGACAAGCTCACCTGTGTCAAGCTGCATAACCTGATCGATCGTTACTGGAGCGAAAAAATCCAACAACTGAAAAAAGACCTCAAAAAAATTACCGATGACCAAGAGGAAAACTATCGTCAGCGTCAGATTCAATGGATGGAAGCAACCCTAACGGCCGTGATCGTCAGCGAGGAACAGGGAGAGATCGACAAATTCCAGAAACACGGGTTAGATATTACCAGCCATCGCAGTGTAATCAAAAACGGCTTTGAACTGGCGGACGGTACAAGGATCAGCCCAGAAAATGCCTTTAAACAAGCCGATCACCCCTTTCGGATCGCCATCGTCTGCGCCATGTGGTTGACCGGTTTCGATGTTCCCTCCCTCTCCACCCTCTACCTCGATAAACCCCTGAAAGCTCATACGCTCATGCAAGCGATCGCTCGTGCTAACCGGGTTAACGAGGGCAAAACCAACGGTTTAATCGTGGATTACTGCGGAATCCTCAGAAATCTCCGTCAAGCTCTCGCCGATCTCGCCCAAATTTCCGATCAGGGACGTGGCGAAGACCATCTTAGTCTCGACCCCACGAAACCGCAAGAAAATTTACTGGATGAATTGGCCCGATCGATCGAGGCAGTTAAAGAATTTTTGGGGGAAAGTAACGCATCCCTAGACGCGCTCCTCGAATATAAAATACCTAGTTTTGCCTTCAATAAAGCTATTAACGACGCGAAAGAAGCGATCAATCGAAGTGATCAGGCCCGACAAAATTTTGGACTCCTCTCTCAAGAGGTCTTCCATCTTTTTAAGGCCTGTCTTAATCAGCCATCGGTTAATCACTACCGTCCGGCTCACGACACGATTAAACTTATCTATAAATGCATTCAAGGTGATCGGGAGAAAATAGACATCGCGGAAATTCTCTTGGAAATGCGATCGGTAATCGACGGGGCGATCGATGTAACCACCGAAGCGAGGGCCGATGATACCCCACTGTACAACATCAGTAAAATCAACTTCGAGCGTCTGAAACAGGAATTCGCCAATAGCGATCGTAAGAATACCACCGTCCAAACTCTCAAAAACGCCATCGAAAACCGTCTCCGAACAATGCTCGAGCAGAATCTGCAACGGACGAACTTTCAAGAGCATTACGAGCGGATCGTCGCTGATTATAATTTCGAGAAGGATCGGGTGGCGATCGAACAGACCTTCGAGGCCTTATTAGAATTTATTCAGGAACTCGATCAAGAGTCCCAACGGGCGGTTAGCGAGGGATTAGACGAGGAATCCCTCGCCCTGTTCGACCTTTTAACCAAAGAGAATCTATCACCGCAAGACATTGAAAAAATTAAACAGATCGCCACGCAGCTTTTAAAAACCCTAAAACAAGAGAAACTAAAGATCGATCGTTGGCCAGATAAAGAATCCAGTCGGGCGGAGGTTAAAACTACTATTCACAACTTTTTATACAGCGATGATACTGGTTTACCCGTCGATCTCTACACGGAAGAAGAAGTGGAAGAAAAAACCGAAGAAGTCTTCCGCCACATCCGGCGAGTTTATCCGAGTCTGCCTTCGCCTTATTACAGGTCGGCTGCCTAG
- the rpmG gene encoding 50S ribosomal protein L33 translates to MASKKGVRLIITVECTECRSNPDKRTPGVSRYTTSKNRRNTTGRLEIKKYCPHCNKHTVHKEIK, encoded by the coding sequence ATGGCTAGTAAAAAAGGCGTTCGCCTGATCATCACTGTAGAATGCACGGAATGCCGCAGTAATCCCGATAAGCGTACCCCCGGCGTTTCTCGCTACACCACCAGCAAAAACCGCCGCAATACCACCGGCAGACTGGAAATCAAGAAATACTGTCCCCACTGCAATAAGCACACCGTCCACAAGGAAATTAAGTAA